One part of the Microtus ochrogaster isolate Prairie Vole_2 chromosome 16, MicOch1.0, whole genome shotgun sequence genome encodes these proteins:
- the LOC102001920 gene encoding uncharacterized protein LOC102001920, translated as MDTLSSQTTQKSHEAESSALISLSLLSGVDPGHLSQQSQVTNSQDQEPLGSCSFSEVGSEFLPFFRTHEQPLDVEELAQQCEVCAGHKDGWSPREGLFLRESAPPSGFFPYYRSPEEHLPSITPQGCWCLGTRDLFPTAQDGCCKVTARDGRPSDLAGPDLLSEFSPLPACCHFLGGFVCDGNQDLPLSGDHALGDSGFVPYYRSPEENLRTSPEPPSPVLGGSRE; from the exons ATGGATACCCTCTCTTCTCAGACAACTCAGAAGAGCCATGAGGCTGAGTCCAGTGCCCTGATCTCTCTGAGTCTCTTGTCGGGGGTGGACCCAGGACACCTATCCCAGCAATCGCAAGTCACCAATTCACAGGACCAGGAGCCTCTTGGGTCTTGCAGCTTCTCGGAGGTGGGCTCAGAGTTCCTGCCTTTCTTTCGCACTCATGAGCAGCCCCTGGACGTGGAGGAACTGGCCCAGCAGTGTGAAGTTTGTGCTGGACACAAAGATGGCTGGAGCCCCAGAGAGGGTCTGTTCCTCAGGGAGTCGGCGCCACCCAGTGGCTTCTTCCCGTACTACCGCTCTCCGGAAGAGCATCTCCCCAGCATCACCCCTCAAGGCTGTTGGTGTCTGGGCACCAGAGACCTCTTTCCCACAGCACAGGATGGTTGCTGCAAGGTGACAGCCAGGGATGGACGCCCT TCTGACTTGGCAGGGCCAGACCTCCTCTCTGAGTTTTCACCCTTACCAGCCTGCTGCCACTTCCTGGGAGGGTTCGTGTGTGACGGCAACCaggatctgcctctctctggggACCACGCTCTCGGTGATTCAGGATTTGTACCATATTACAGAAGTCCTGAAGAAAACCTTCGCACCAGCCCGGAGcctccttccccagtgctagggggCTCAAGGGAGTGA